From Fusarium oxysporum f. sp. lycopersici 4287 chromosome 10, whole genome shotgun sequence, the proteins below share one genomic window:
- a CDS encoding hypothetical protein (At least one base has a quality score < 10), giving the protein MASPTPDATAPANENTSRDVTAEKEQKSEVNGHATPEKPKDTPESVPVNGNKADHHPVENGVNKDVEMTEASDETKPSQEPSTDEKNDPKTEGDDQTKETGDAKSVEEPNAAEDSKATEEDVDMTDAVPAEKPGDEKPAEDATTKESKDVDMADKPADTPEKAEGTDKTPASSNDAAAPASEAEVQPTSLSQLAIDTKEADAPKPSTEMSMQDAPVGDTSVSSKVAREREDDATDEPAPKRAKTEPKSEEPADVTSTVPNTEATSAESAPEKEVSRFAGLTRWNEADFKNQTLTPFQRREFRKVLGRVKKTKAGGHFKDSVPKMWPQLAESYLAKIEKPMDLSEIDRTLRDINGAYVTHLGRSCHHSQEEAVKPKQIPKPKPPRESRISSLGDSIARKPSVGPGASPAAESVSSKPRLGSQEANTAATELRRASSATEGDRPKRTVRAPKSKDIDYTTKPSRKKLKPELQFSEEVLNDLMHPKNHAINNWFMEPVDAEGLNIPHYYSIIKKPMDLGKVARMLKSGDITNIKDFDKNVRLIFSNCYTFNGSVDQGNTVSYVASQLEDYYNSLMKDKDSWLARHAKAHAPAASHGSDEEDEDEEADGDEVAAPPSADHSKEVRDLETKLREESEKLTDLLCADSPNESMVAMQKSIVNLVQESLLKAKQALSAHRTKHPEKPSKKASKPSKPKPSGSAPRKPSGSVANPKKPSGTKKAVKKTLTAADKDAIASAINDLDGAQLDRAIDIIKRDTGQNENTDGELELDIDQLSNEALLKLWELCKKVLPGFGKDTNVPSSPEVTRAAPPKHTKASSTSAKPKKNKPMSAREQEERIAQLRDLSNLYRPGQEPGDNQPVLQAPTPTAESSDESDSEEE; this is encoded by the exons ATGGCTTCACCAACCCCCGATGCGACCGCTCCCGCAAACGAGAATACGTCGCGCGATGTCACAGCAGAGAAGGAACAAAAGTCCGAAGTCAACGG CCATGCGACACCTGAAAAGCCAAAGGACACACCTGAATCTGTGCCTGTTAATGGCAACAAAGCGGACCATCATCCTGTCGAGAATGGTGTCAACAAGGACGTAGAGATGACAGAGGCAAGCGATGAGACGAAGCCCTCTCAAGAGCCTTCAACGGACGAAAAGAACGATCCCAAGACCGAAGGTGATGATCAGACGAAGGAGACTGGTGATGCCAAATCTGTGGAGGAGCCTAATGCTGCAGAGGACTCCAAGGCTACAGAGGAGGATGTCGATATGACAGACGCTGTGCCTGCAGAGAAGCCCGGAGATGAGAAGCCCGCTGAAGATGCGACCACAAAAGAGTCCAAGGATGTCGATATGGCGGACAAGCCTGCAGATACCCCCGAAAAGGCCGAGGGAACAGACAAGACACCCGCTTCCTCCAACGATGCCGCAGCTCCCGCCTCAGAGGCTGAAGTCCAACCTACCAGCCTATCTCAGTTGGCTATCGATACCAAGGAAGCGGATGCCCCTAAACCTTCCACCGAGATGTCGATGCAGGATGCTCCCGTTGGCGACACTTCCGTTAGCTCTAAGGTAGCCCGCGAACGTGAGGATGATGCCACAGACGAGCCTGCACCAAAGCGAGCCAAGACCGAGCCCAAATCTGAAGAACCCGCTGACGTTACATCCACTGTCCCCAACACCGAAGCGACTTCTGCTGAGTCTGCCCCCGAGAAGGAGGTTTCTCGCTTCGCTGGTCTTACCAGATGGAATGAGGCCGATTTCAAGAACCAAACGCTCACCCCTTTTCAACGACGCGAGTTCCGCAAGGTGCTGGGACGCgtgaagaagacaaaggctGGTGGCCACTTCAAGGACTCAGTCCCCAAGATGTGGCCTCAACTCGCTGAGAGTTACTtggccaagatcgagaagcCTATGGACCTTTCCGAGATTGACCGGACCCTACGTGATATTAATGGTGCTTATGTTACG CATCTGGGAAGAAGTTGCCACCATTCCCAAGAAGAGGCAGTCAAGCCCAAACAGATacccaagcccaagcctccCCGCGAGTCGCGTATCAGCTCTCTCGGTGATTCTATTGCTCGCAAGCCATCTGTTGGACCTGGCGCTAGTCCCGCTGCCGAAAGCGTGTCGTCAAAGCCGCGGCTTGGATCTCAAGAAGCCAATACCGCTGCTACCGAACTGCGCCGTGCCTCATCTGCCACTGAGGGCGATCGTCCCAAACGAACCGTCCGTGCTCCCAAATCAAAGGATATTGACTATACCACCAAGCCTTCGCGAAAGAAGCTTAAGCCTGAGCTGCAGTTCTCTGAAGAGGTATTGAACGATTTGATGCACCCCAAGAACCACGCCATCAACAACTGGTTTATGGAACCAGTTGATGCTGAGGGGCTCAACATTCCACATTACTactccatcatcaagaagccCATGGATCTTGGAAAGGTGGCTCGCATGCTGAAGAGTGGTGACATCACCAACATTAAGGACTTTGACAAGAACGTGCGGCTGATCTTTTCCAATTGTTATACCTTCAACGGTAGTGTTGACCAAGGCAACACTGTGTCGTATGTAGCTTCTCAATTGGAGGACTATTACAACAGTTTGatgaaggacaaggacagcTGGTTAGCCAGACACGCCAAGGCACATGCTCCTGCTGCTTCCCACGGtagcgacgaggaagatgaggacgaggaagccGATGGCGATGAGGTAGCAGCTCCTCCAAGTGCAGACCACAGTAAGGAAGTGCGGGACCTGGAGACAAAGCTGAGGGAGGAAAGTGAGAAGCTGACCGACCTTCTGTGTGCCGACTCGCCCAATGAGAGCATGGTGGCAATGCAGAAGAGTATCGTTAACCTTGTACAAGAAAGTCTTCTGAAGGCGAAACAGGCTCTCAGTGCGCACCGCACAAAGCATCCTGAGAAACCCTCTAAGAAGGCCAGTAAGCCGAGCAAGCCTAAGCCCAGTGGATCTGCCCCTCGCAAACCCAGCGGAAGTGTGGCAAACCCTAAGAAGCCCAGTGGCACCAAGAAGGCTGTGAAGAAGACTCTCACCGCTGCAGACAAGGACGCTATCGCTTCTGCTATCAATGATCTTGATGGTGCACAGCTTGACCGCGCTATCGATATTATCAAGCGAGACACTGGTCAAAAT GAGAACACCGACGGAGAGCTCGAGCTGGACATTGACCAACTGAGCAATGAGGCTCTGCTCAAACTCTGGGAACTCTGTAAGAAGGTGTTGCCTGGATTCGGGAAGGACACCAAcgtgccatcttctccagaagTGACCCGGGCAGCGCCGCCTAAGCATACGAAggcatcatcgacatcgGCGAAGCCCAAAAAGAACAAGCCCATGAGTGCCCGTGAACAAGAGGAACGGATTGCGCAGCTTCGTGATCTCAGCAACTTGTACCGGCCGGGCCAGGAGCCTGGCGATAATCAACCCGTGTTGCAGGCTCCCACACCTACGGCCGAGTCCAGTGATGAATCGGACTCGGAGGAGGAGTAG